The window TTGTTCACAAATTAATGGTCCGTTTCCATGTGTACGCTGCTTATCTGTATTTATGTAtcaaaaaacaataattttctaAACGACATGATGTGTGCATAATAGAACAACATTTTCAATCCTTTATTAAAGAAGGTGTTCCAAAAACTTGGGTAACACACTGTTCCTAACCCTTTGACAGTAGACTGAACAACCGGCCAGCTATTCCAAGACCCAAGCTGAATACAATCGCTTCTGCCTCGGCCTACGTGGCTCCGCCCATCTGAGCTACGCACGTACTTTCCTTTTGGGTCCTCCCGCCTGTAGGGGGCGCCCCAAAGCTTCGAGGGCCTAGAGGCCTTCCGCCTGGGGTGCCCCTGCGGCGCCTGTTAGTTTAGCTCGGGAGAATACATTTGCGTTATAACTCTTttggccaggaaaaaaaaatcgcACAGGCATCTTACTCTGGACAATAACGTTTAAACTCAATCCCGGCCGAGTGCCCACATCACCAGCCCCTGACGCAGCGGCGGCAAGGAGTCAGGCGGCACGAGGACAGCCCCGGAGTGCCGAAAGTCCCCAGCCCGCTTTCCTCCGGTGAAGACGTAGCTGCGGGTGGCTGTGCTGGTGGCGGCGGCGTCCAAGATGTCGACCAAGAATTTCCGAGTCAGTGACGGTGACTGGATTTGCCCTGACAAAAAGTGAGTCCAGCCAGGGCCCCGCCTTGGAGCGCGGTTGATCGGTGACGTCTTTCTCAGATCGGTTCGGCGTTTTCCCCTTTTACGATCCCCGTTGCCTTCAGCCGGGAGGAGGCGGCGACTCCGGGCTCCTGGGCGGGAAGGAGGCTCCCAGTCTCCTCACGAGGAGGGCTTTCGTGATCATCCCTCCAGCGTTTCCTCGCTCCTGTGTCTCCAAGTCAGCCCCTCATTTTGGGGAGCGAGATTGGCCTCCCCgttacccccaccctccgccccgccccggccctgccCGGCCAGGTTTCAGCCGTCAGGACATCTTCCCCGGTGAGGCCCGCTTGGTATTGGGTCTCCCTCACGTGACTTTTCCCCGCAGAACTTTGTCTTGTTTGAGGAAAGCGTCACGCTCTTTGGCTTCTCATAGTTCACCttgttggattttttaaaaaaactgcaaaCGTTTCTTCGTAGTGTATATataacccacccacccacctaccccccacccacccccccccaaaaaaaaaaacacataacagCAGCAGCACTACCCTTCTTTGGGGTGGGAAATCCTGACTTTTTTCCCTGAATTTCCCCCACAAGAAGGAAACCTTTCGCCTCGTTCCAGCCAAGAGGCTGGAGGCCCGTGTTTCCGCCGCGGGGAAGGCCCGCCGCGGGGAAGCACGTGCGGGGACGGCTCTGCCTTTGACATTGTAGCCCAAGTCATTGTGCTCCGTCCGGCGGTGGTTTCCATCGCAGGGCACTCCGATGGGTGGATCTGTTTGTAAATATATGGGGATGGCTGTGGAAAGTCATGGTCAGGAGCATTGAGCGCACAACTCACGTCCGAATAAAAACCTGGGATCCCTGGCGCCGCCGGCAGAGCGGATGGTGGTAAAGAGGAAAGACTTGGAAGCAAACAGAGACCTGGGTGTAATGTCAGCCCTATTGCTTGTTAGCCACGTAACCTTCTTATTTAACGTTGCTTACAAGTAAAAACTGGGATAGAGTGGCTTCCGGAACCATAAATACATGAAATAGCGTGGAGAGCAGTGGCATGGAGCAAATGCCCACTGACACTCAAGGAGATTCAGGCCTTATTTCCTCAGCGTTCGTTCTCTGCCCATGCTTTCCGCAGGTTTAATGAGCCATTATGGTTTTTACATAACAAATTGGTGGCTCTCAATTGCATAATAGCCATAGCTATACTATTTATGGTGGCCAGGACCTATAAACGACCCAAAGGTTCATCTGTAACTGAAATACATATTGGTATATTTGCACAGAGGAGTATGTTGCTGGGTAAGTAGAGGATCTaaatttacatgaaaaaaaaaatcatcaatgaaTCTCCAAGCAAAATGTTGAACAAATAGAATAAGGatgaaaaggtatttttaaaaagccacttgcATAAAAATTAAGGTATCCGGAAGGATTCCAGGTCTATTTGACAATCTCGAACAAGAACGAGAGTGATGTGTTAGGAAAGCATTGCTCCTAGAGGTGAGACTATTTGAAAACATTCCGATGGTATTCAACAACGTCTCTCTTGTGGTGTTGGTCGCTTGTAGAATAACGTGCTTTTGATAGCCTCATTAATGCAACACACCCAAGTATTTGAAGGAGGTCTCTCAGTTACAGACATGTGGGTAGAATATTATTTCTACATATAAATCCAGGAAACATTTTTCAGAATGTGTTTGGGTCAGAACAGATATTCTTGGGCATTGGAGGGGACCAGAAAGTTATTTGGAATGCTTTGGTTTAGTGGTGATTCCATACttcacatctttattttattccagtataataactaaaaaaaagtaaagttttttttaaatttaagttttacATGTTAGACCATTTAACATTCTGTTACTGATATGCACATGTACTATTCAGACCATGTTAGTGAGtccaatatatttttgtttttaaagtttatagaCTATAAGCATAAAGTGATACTGTTAATCCATGTGTTGAGGTTATTGGTtatgattataatttttttaagttagctTTCAGAGGTTTTGATAATCCAAAAAGCTACATTTCCTTATAATTATTGAACCTATGTATAGTTTTTAGTCAGTAGAATCCATCTATCTTCCTTTCCTTACTATCCCACCTCCTACTTGTAAAAAGAGTGTTTTATCAAGATCCATGAAGCCctctatgatttatttattttctccccacTGGTCCACCCTTAGGATTTTGTATTTCTTATAATACTTAATACATTTGTGTGTATATCTTATTTTCTATACTGGGAATTACTTTGAAGTTTCTTGGAACTCCCAGGTGCCTTGTCAGTAATTGTAAGTGGAGTCATATCTTACCTCAGCTTTGCAAggggattttattaaaattacagTTACAGTGCCCtaacagtgtggttcagtgggttggtGCTTCATCCCGTGCAGTTTGATTCCACGTCAGAACTCTGCCATACCTAggttttaggcctgatcctcaggGTCGGGCATGTAGGGGAgacaactgatagatgtttctcccgCAAATCAGtgcttctccctctgcctcctcctctcttttccccctccccctctcatcctccctctctaaaaatcaattttaaaaattacagttatacGCAACTTAACCACAGGGATATGTTCAGAGAAATGTCATTAGGCCATTTTGTCATTGTGCAAATGCAGAGTTCATGTACACAAACCTAGGTGGTATAGCTTACTTACTACACAACTAGGCTGTATGATACATAGCCCATTGCTCCTGGGCTACAAGCCTATACATAGCATGTTACTGCAAAAAACAACACAGGATTGAATCAACCAGTAACAtagttattatcattatcaagtattatgtactatacataattgtatgtgctaaACTTTTATACTACTGGCAGCCTAGTAGGTTTGTTTATACCAGCATCACCACTTGCGTTGCAGTAAGAAGTtactaggcaataggaatttttcaactccattataatcttatggaacCACTGTTGTATATGCTGTTCATTGCTGACCAAAATGTTATTTGGCGCAAAACTGTAATGACATGCACTAATAGGACACTGAGTCATAGAGATCCTAAGTAACTTACCAGGATCACATAAGTAGAAAGTGAGATATTGAGTTTCTTATCCTGCACTTGTGACTTTAAATCGTACGTTTTCCCACTAAATTGTGaggttttttgatatttgttttttgTAGTTAATATTAACTACATGGTTTTAGAATGAACTTAGATGCCATTAGAATTTCTGGATCCAGGTATATCGAGAGGGAGGACACATTTGAAAGTTGTGtatataggatttaaaaaattatattggtttaaaattatctaaatatttttcGCTTTATTTTCAGATGTGGAAATGTAAACTTTGCCAGAAGAACCAGCTGTAATAGATGTGGTCGGGGTAAGCATTAAGGAAGCTTCTATTAGGACAGTATATACAGATAAATTCATTATTTCCCCAGATTCATGTtgcataatttttctattttcagaGAAAACAACTGAGGCTAAGATGATGAAAGCAGGGGGCACTGAAATAGGAAAGACACTTGCAGAAAAGAGCCGAGGTCTATTTAGTGCTAATGACTGGCAGTGTAAAACGTATGTGTTTATTATCATCCACTCTTCTTCCATAAAAATGTATCTCATTACTTGTTAATGTTACCAACTCTTATTAGTCACATTAGCAAGCCAAGGTCACCTTTAAATCAAAGATCTGTTGATTGTTATTCAGTCCGTATCTTATATATAAGTGTAAAGAACTattaagttctattttttaatagtaATATTAGTTGTTACAAGGATGGGGTATGTATACCAATAAACATGCTTAAGGTGAGCTGACATCCCCAAAAAAGCCTACTATTACtgaaaaatctcaaaaataattattaatgtgAAATACACCATAAAAGTTATTTTACCTGTTTACAAAGTAATTTTAGAATCATGTGTGCCATAATAGTTATTCCTAGTTAGAtagatttcttaatatttttgagTTCTATATTGATTTTtccaatttccattttttttatgttGTGTACATGAATCAAATATATAAAAGGATTTAATCAGAAGGGGGTCTTATAAATTTCTGATCCTATAGATATTAATTTGTGCTGAAGAATTTTCCAGCAACAGATTAAGACTGGGTTTGGAATTCAGTACTTGAACTGACtcctcaaaaaggaaaaaaaatgacccTTCTTTGAGGTGAATTCAGAGGCAGAAATTAGTAGAATCTTTGATCTCAAATGTTTTTCCCCTAAGGCATCAGAATCTCTATGAGTATgatttgtcatttctttttcataaaatgaGAAAGGCACCATACTATATTGCTTTTGCTTCTCTGCTTAGTTAGAACCCACATTCtctcttcagaaaaaaaagtaCAATGGTACATTTTCCTTGTTTGCAATATTCTTAGTATATTATTATGGTAGTTATTTCatcctggtttttattttaaaattctagaatgtttaaaaatttactatttttcttGTAGTTATCTACTAACTTGGTATTTTTAACTTCTAAAGTTGCAGTAATGTGAATTGGGCAAGAAGATCAGAGTGTAACATGTGTAATACTCCAAAGTATGCTAAGTTAGAAGAAAGAACAGGTAAGATAAAGGCACATTCtaacaatgatttttaaagaactaaaagTTTATATCATCTGAAGAGCACAGTGATTGAGGATTCTTTCTGTTCTACTTTTATGgtttttttcccttgatttttccccctcatactcataaaaatcatcttttgtttttgaattttataatttacaaagtacAGCATTAGGAAGCTGTAGCCTAACAGTGACATTAGAATACTTTTAGAAATGCTCTATTCCCTTTTTCCCCACTGATCTAAAtgtttattatcctatataataaaaggctaatatgcaaatcgaccgaacagtggaacaaccagtcactgtgatgcacactgaccaccaggcggcagacactcaacttaggagttgccccctggtggtcagtgcgctcccacagggagagtgcactcagccagaagctgggctcacgctggcaagcacagtggtggtgatggcaggagcctctcccgcctccgcagcagcgctaaggacatcagttggacatctcccgagggctcccagactgcgagagggcacaggctgggctgaggagtatctccccccctacccccttgcatgaatttcatgcacagggcctctagttaaggaTAACTGCAATAGAAACAATACACtgatttttgttcttttgatttCATTAGAATAAATTCTCAGAAGTTGGATTAATTAATTTGTTCAAAATATAGAATCACAGAATTTTCAAGTTAGTGCCTTAGTTCTTCCTTTGAAGTACATGTTATGTTCATCCCCTTTTCTCTGTTTATTTCACGGCCCTAACTTAGGCTTGATTTAAATGTGTGTTCAGTATCGTTCACCactttacattttattatgagacaaatttgaaaatacttttatattaaCACCTACAGAGGTTCTTGGTTGCTTGTGTCACTTAACTATTTTAGCCCTGGCCTATGTCGTTCAGTGGGTGAAGCATTGGCATGAGCActaaagggttgagggtttgattcccagtcatgggtgcatacctgggttgcaggttctatcacCAGCTCTGGTCTGGCACGTGACGGGGGCAGGGATGccaccagtcaatgtgtctctcttacgttgttgtttctctttctccccctccctcccctccactctaaaaatcaatggaaaaaatatccttgggtgaggattaacaaaaaagcaaCTATATTTTAAAGCCTTGTTTAAAAAGCTCAAATTCTTTAAATGGCACTAGAATTATGTTCTTTTctatattcattcattgattAAATAACTCATTGGCCATTGTGCAAGATGTTGGGGATACTTGGGTAAGCAAAATAGACATCTAGAGACAAAAATTAATGAAGTCTTTTTAAGAAAGCAGTGTGTTTGATAAAGCATTTAagctaagaagaaaaagaattaccTAAGTAACAAGTTGAAGATGATTGCAAGCAAGGGTAAACAGCTTGTGTAAAGGACCTGAGACTTGAAAGAATGTATCACATTGGATGTGACTAGATTGTTACTCTTGACTTGATACCTTTGAAGTTTAGATTTTTACTGTGAGTCATCTCTTAGTTAGCTCCAGAAAAcactaaagagaaagaaacacttttAAAAGTCAAAAGCCATTTAAATCATGGTGTAAGGAGTTTATTTCATTCTAAATATAATGGGAAATATCTGAAAGATTTTTGACAAGAAAGCAacacctcaatttttaaaaaatattgctgatttgtagaaaaataatttgagggAGGGTGgcaagaacagaaacaagaagACCAATTTTTACAATATAACCTGACAAACTTCAAACCAATGGAAAGAAGGAAACACACATGCAGGCCATGCTAACTCACCTTTTTTCAATGAAAATGATGTGTTCAAGTTTTTTCATGATAGAGAGCTGTGTTTCCATGTATCCATCCCTTCATAAAGGTGGATTTGTTGTGTTGGTTCATACAACattctatataatgaaagcatagtgcaaattgtccccttgaccaggagtttgtcCGGGAGTTCGGCCAGAGGTGGGACCGGCGGGGGGAAGGgatggaggccctggctggcagctggggtgGCAGCAGGctactgggaggaagggagggagtacccagctggcagccgctagggcagtgatggcgaaccttttgatctcggcgcgtcagcattttgaaaaaccctaacttaactctggtgccgtgtcacatatagaaattttttggtatttgcaaccatagtaaaacaaagacttacatttttgatatttattttatatatttaaatgccatttaacaaagaaaaatcaaccaaaaaaatgagttcgtgtgtcacctctgacccgcgtgtcataggttcaccatcattgcACTAGGGGctctaccagtgcacgaatttcatgcactgggcctctagtaccttgtCAGCAGATTATTTAGGTTGTTTTTCTGTGGCCTGTATGAGATAACATGAAAATAGCTTTGTATTTGCTATGATATTCATATTAAAGTAATTTCTActtacatatatatgcaaaattaCCTATGTGAATTACAGTTCACTTTCTAAATTTTGTCTATAATGTATTCTTTAGCTCTCCATTTTTGCCATATCATTTTTCAACTATAAATTACTAAATGATGAAAAtaccatgaattttttttttacctacttCTAAGTATTTTGAAGTTTAGATTTTTACTGTGAGTCATCTCTTAGAATTTGTTATTTATCAAACTACTCTTACTTTAATCTTGGGATGTACTGATACAATGTTAACTAAATTTAGAAACAAAGAATATGGTTGAATTataacttttcattatttttgtaatcCAGAAAAAACAGTGAGTATGAGTGGTTCTCTTGAGGTGAACATAACCCACTTGTGCTTAGTTCTGTCTTTTTATGATGTTCTGAAAAACTACAGCCAAAATGTTAAGGAAAAGTTAATGGTATTTGATACACTTGTTATTCATGTTATAtggacaaaaagaaaaggaaattcttatatttttccattggagTGCATATTGTCTCTGAAACAAggtaggaagaggaggaaaaggatgATATGCAAGTATATCAAAGATAAACATTGATACATTGCAGTTTTTACTGGTACAACGtataatgaagaaaagaaagaatgttaTATTAAAGGAGACAATATTTATTATGCtactctgccgggagccggtccatccttgctgtttcaagggacctggcatatatggcatactgttctttatatgtttgctcaccttcttggcgctgtgttttaaccaaggtcacctctcctagaaaggttgaatccccaggtagggattttcccctgaagttagggagggaataaaacccctcaactaagtgccaggcgggtaattaatccctttaactatgaacaatcatgcttaaactacataatcttttctccctggaatggagataagaaacgccctaacctttgtaatagagattgataggattgaatcaactggtataaatacagttgtaacaagacagaaacacacagaactcagaacacagaactgagaacacagggcttggaagacaggaccaagagagacagagcctaggcacagaacctacacagaacgttctctagagacagaagaacttcgctggcgagagcatgccggaggatcctggacagggactggcctcggagctttgaggcaaagcctggcgagagagcatggcaggggatcctggactgaacctgactacagaaattggcaagagaacctgactagaacctggtgaccaaacctggctggagaagtccctgtgtcattccttcttcgccgactccgtccacgcctttggggacccctggacctgctggggtcggaccccggcactACTCTATTAAAACAAAACCGTTCCACTATTCGTGGCTGTTAATGAAATGATAATAGGATAATGATCATTCTTTTAATGCCCATGTTTGATAAATTTAAAGTCACAAATCCCaaattaaaagtatttgtttGCAAGTTTAATGTTTTTCTGGTTCGTGAAGTCCTTAAATCTGGAAATCACTGCCCTCATGTGCTCATATTGCTCTGGAATGTTAGGGTAGATTGTTAACTATTGACTTGATACCTCAATTATTTTTCAGTGGGAGATTTACTCAAACTGTCTCTCATCTCACTTTCTGTAAAACTAACTCACTTTCTCATTCCAATCTCTGTGAAATGTATGTGAAAGACTTAGTCTGTGGGGGTCGGGATCGGGGGTGACAGTCTACTTGTAGGTGTTAATTGTGACATCAAAGAATAATGGTTCGTTGATCTTGATTACTTTTTAATAgaatattttcagtttaaaagTTAATTGGCTGCTTCAGAGACCCCTCCGTGACTTTCACCtctgtatttaaaacaatttcattaacgctttgcggtccaattttatttttggaattcaaacagtctggtccaaattaattgacgggattgaatgttgaaccggtttgTGGTGTCAACctcagcctcgacgttggacctgctcctagcgcctggtctgttgagtcagcctccacgttggaccgaaaagggttaaaagCAATTTGGATCTCCATTATCATTTTGCCTGGTGTAATTTGTAATTTTAGCCCAGCAAAATTTCAATATATCAAGACTGCTGACTATCTGCAGTTGGTAAACAGTGAAATTTGATTCTTGGTTCTTGTTTAGGCCAATTCACCTGAAAAATTATGATAAACTACAGAGAAAagtcctttttactttttaaacttagTTATACCAGAGGTTTGAGGAGATGTTTTTCACCCATATATTCCCATGCATGCTCTACCTCTttgatgcagtggttctcaaccttcctaatgccgcagctctttaatacagttcctcatgttgtggcgacccccaaccataaaattactttcgttgctacatcataactgtaattttgctactgttttaaatcataatgtaaatatctgatatgcaggatgtattttgattgttacaaattgaacataattaaagcatagtgattaatcacaaaaacaatatgtaattatatatgtgttttccgatggtcttaggcaacccccaaaggggtcgcgacccacaggttgagaaccgctggactaaggACACTGAAATTGATAAGAGCTGGAAGTATAGTGACAGGACTTTCTAACCTTTTAACCTTTAAGTATCTCACATTGAGACTTTTCtctgtagtgttttttttttgtttctttgttttttaaataatgctttttaaaatactagTAATTATTATATGCACAGGCAAATCTCAgggcaagatttttcttttttctgttgctTGGAGATGATTTTGaggagtttttttttgttttgctattttaatGAATTGTCAGAGGATAACAATTTATGCCCTTCTTATTTTAGGATATGGTGGCGgttttaatgaaagagaaaatgttgAATATATAGAAAGAGAAGAATCTGATGGTGAATATGATGAGGTAATAAGCTATGCATTAGTGTGCAGGTTGAATACAAATTAGAAAAACATGTTAGAAAGTATCTTAAGtgcaaaggaaaatataaatgtatctTATTTTTGTAAGTACACTTTGAATCTTACAAAAGCATATTTTAGGAAATCATAATTGACTTTATATAATTGGCATAATGGacttaaaatacatattaatttaaatgtatgcaaatttttttagaaaaaaagtattaGTACATTTTTAGCTGACAGAAATTTTATGAAACTTTTTCTCTAGTTTGGacgtaaaaagaaaaaatacagagggaaggcagttggtCCAGCATCTATTTTAAAGGAAGTTGAAGATAAAGAATctgagggagaagaagaggatgAGGATGAAGATCTTTCTAAATATAAATTGGATGAggtaaatgatttttttcccctttgtattATTTCAGTTATGACATAACATATGAATGTTTTTGATGACCTTTGGCCCCTGGTGAAGATATGTTCTGGCTGTGTACTCATTTGTTCTCACCAAGGTTTTGAGCTTTCACTCTGCCAAGCAGTATTCTGGCTCTGGAAATACAATAATGACTGAGACAGAAACACCCTTCTTTTAATGGAACTTAAGCAAATAAAGGTTCCCTGAATAGGAAACAAGCCGGCAacgttttaaaaaaatcaacataggCTAGTGTGACTAGAGCAAAGGGAAGAATGTGGGAGGGCAGCGAGCACATGAGGTCTGGTGTTTGTTCTGTGGGCCTGAGTGTAAAGTTTTATGGTTGGATGTATAGGTCTAGATTAAGATCATAAGAGGCCCTTGAATGCAACTAAACAAATCAAAATTTTTAAGAGACAAATAAGGTATCTGACTTGTATTTCAGAGTGATGAGTGTCAATATGCACAGGCGACCAttgaacaacacgggtttgaaTGGTGCAAGTCTACTTATACacagatttatttttcaatgcATATTATAATGTATTGTCTTTTTCTTGTGATGttcttaacattttttctctagctttattgtaagaatacagtgtATAATACATATCATAAAATGTGTTAATCAACAGTTTGTGTTTTCTGCAAGGCTGTTGATCAATAGGCTAATACTTAGGTTTTAGGGGAGTCAAAAATCATGCGCGAGAGGTTGATGCCTCTATAACctctgcattgttcaagggtcaacttgAACATTGAGATAATTGGGGAGGCAGAATGGATTTTCTGAGTTAGATCACATAAAAAGTTACTGTAATATCAGTagagaaaagaatgaagtagTAAGGGATATGGATTCATTGACTTTAATGGGAGTAAAATTGAAAATTGTTGACAGCTCTTTGGTACTACTTTATgacagaaaaagaggaaataagtaCTACTAGGTTTACTTCTTTGAAATATTTGAGATAATTGTTAAGTCTGCTTAGCTTGAGAGTGAATTTGCTGAGATATTAATGATGTTATTTAAATCCATATGGAGATGCCCAGTACCTAGAACTGTTCATTATTCCTATTACATAGCATTAATATCTAAATGTTGAGTATAATTGACTCTGAATTTTTGTTAGGATGAGGATGAAGATGATGCTGATCTCTCAAAATATAATCTTGATGCCAGTGAAGAAGAAGatagtaataaaaagaaatctaataGACGAAGTCGCTCAAAGTCTCGATCTTCACATTCACGATCTTCATCACGCTCATCCTCCCCCTCAAGTTCAAGGTCTAGGTCCAGGTAAACGGGTACAGGTCAAGGGTAACACCAGTCAAAATGTCAGTATCTAActtctttatttataaattttgtttttattgactgaataagctttccttttattttagagaTTTCATTCAAGTcatcttttaaaagataatttttttcttagtgcCTTGAAGTTACTGTCCAGTATTTTCAGAAATGCAGATTTTAATATGAAACTTGCTCAGTCCATTTATCTCCAGACCTTTtattaaaatagactttaaagaTCTAATTAAATCATTACATAAAGTGTATTATCTACCTATACAGtttacatttagaaatttttaagtAAAGTGAATATTTGTTTTCACTAGTAAAGGCTAATATAGAAATTTTCTAGGCCTTAAGTTTTTGCTTGTTACATAGTGCTTAGATAATTTACTTTGTTATAGGTATTctgaataaaggagaaaattcaGTCATATAAGTTTTATTGGCTTAATGCTTATAATTTTGAGATGTTCAGGAATAAATTAGAGGAGTCAATTGGTGGTGTACTTGAATATTATTTTGTTAGTAATGtaaaattttagtaaatatttccTGATTGAgtagtcaacaataaaaataaaattttatgtgagAAAAATCAGTGCTTTGTATAAACTGTTTCCTTGAAGAATTCTTATTCACAGTTTAAGTTAATCAACATGCAatgaatttttaatgtatttaggaAAAATTATTAGCTAATTGAGTACTTAATTAGTTAAAGCTTAAAAGTGATTGATTCTAAAGATAATTTTAAGATGAAAATGTTACATTCTTTTGCTGCAGGCTATTTTAAGGAACAAATTAAAGGTGTAAGATTACTACTGAATTTTACTTCTGTTGTGACTTCTGAAATTTAAATGGACCATAT is drawn from Myotis daubentonii chromosome 3, mMyoDau2.1, whole genome shotgun sequence and contains these coding sequences:
- the ZRANB2 gene encoding zinc finger Ran-binding domain-containing protein 2 isoform X1; translated protein: MSTKNFRVSDGDWICPDKKCGNVNFARRTSCNRCGREKTTEAKMMKAGGTEIGKTLAEKSRGLFSANDWQCKTCSNVNWARRSECNMCNTPKYAKLEERTGYGGGFNERENVEYIEREESDGEYDEFGRKKKKYRGKAVGPASILKEVEDKESEGEEEDEDEDLSKYKLDEDEDEDDADLSKYNLDASEEEDSNKKKSNRRSRSKSRSSHSRSSSRSSSPSSSRSRSRSRSRSSSSSQSRSRSSSREHSRSRGSKSRSSSRSHRGSSSPRKRSYSSSSSSPERNRKRSRSRSSSGDRKKRRTRSRSPESQVIGENTKQP
- the ZRANB2 gene encoding zinc finger Ran-binding domain-containing protein 2 isoform X2 encodes the protein MSTKNFRVSDGDWICPDKKCGNVNFARRTSCNRCGREKTTEAKMMKAGGTEIGKTLAEKSRGLFSANDWQCKTCSNVNWARRSECNMCNTPKYAKLEERTGYGGGFNERENVEYIEREESDGEYDEFGRKKKKYRGKAVGPASILKEVEDKESEGEEEDEDEDLSKYKLDEDEDEDDADLSKYNLDASEEEDSNKKKSNRRSRSKSRSSHSRSSSRSSSPSSSRSRSRSRSRSSSSSQSRSRSSSREHSRSRGSKSRSSSRSHRGSSSPRKRSYSSSSSSPERNRKRSRSRSSSGDRKKRRTRSRSPERHHRSSSGSSHSGSRSSSKKK